Genomic window (Ammospiza nelsoni isolate bAmmNel1 chromosome 17, bAmmNel1.pri, whole genome shotgun sequence):
TCTAGAAAGTAACCCAAAATGGGAAGCTTTGAGAGAAGTACTGAAAGAGATTGAAAATGAGAATAAGAACAGTGACAACCTTGGCGGTCCAGGTGAGAGAATATGAAACCCTGCAAGTTTTCCATGAATCCTGCTGGTTTGTACTTCTACTTGACCTTGGAGAGAAGGAACTAACCCTTTTCTGTAGTTTTATCAAAGAGCTGGTTTAAATTTAGTAATTTGTGGCCTCAAGATGAGGAATTTCTGTACATTATGTACATAAACTATGtaaaattaaacttttattaGGTCTTGCTCTAAAAGAGAAATGCTGTTCCTACAGTGCAATACTTTTTAGGAAAGAACCTGCATTATTCTGAAAAAACATTTTAGGTTACATTTCAGAAGTGTACTGATACCTTAGTTCCAAGCCAAATAAAACAGATATGGAGATTTATAATGATTAAGGTGCCATTCACTCATTTCTGAAGTTTGGGTTCAGAACAAAAATAGGGATTCTGTCTTACACCCTTTCTGACTTGCACATTCTTCTTATGCACCTGAAAATTTGCTTTGCATGGTTTGCATATAAATGAGGTAGAAATtagcaggcagggaagagagtCTAACTGCTTTGCTGCCTTTCCTAATTTAGGGCTTTTCATTCCCTTAAAATTCAGCAAGTTTTATTTTAGGAAATAGTAAGGGTAAAAAAGTGCTCTTTTCTCCCACCCACAGTGTTCTGACTCTGGGTAAGAACTGGCTCTCTCTCCTAGTGTTGTAGGAGTTTATCTGAGTCAGCTTGCAGAGAATTGTTATTCACCAATGTCAATAATACTGTGTGAAACATGTGTTTTGTAGATTCTCGAACACAGCTGACAAATTAGAATGGTCTAAATTAAGTTCTCTCTTATTCCACATCTTAAAAATGAATAGTTGTTCAAGTATGTTTCAACATGCACTGTATCTGCCTCATTTTCAGTGGTCAGAAGGAAAACTTTATGAATTTagatattttaagaaaaaggaaTGTTGAACTTCCATTAATCTACTCTAATTTTATTTGGTACAAAAAGCCATGTGATTTAAATTCTCTCAAAGTTCAGAGCAACTGTGGCAGCCGTATGTGAAGGCATTTGGCAGGCACAGGGCTTGGATCAGTGCAAACCATTGGCTCGGGAGGTGCTTTAGCTGGATAAGAAGCACAGCATTACAGGCTGTAAACATGGTATTGTTTCTTGACTGCAGGGCAAGTGCTCATTTGTGCCAGTGATGACCGAGCCTGTGCACAGCTCAGGGAGTATATTATTACTGGAGCAGAAGCTTTTCTAACAAGACTTTATAACAAAACCTTTGGAAAGGACGAGAAAGCTGGAGAAGTGTGGATTAACGACAGAAAAGCCACGAAGTCCAAAGGAAATGCCAAACCAGACACAGGGCCTCAAGCCAAAAAAGCCAAGCTGACAGcttcttcaaaacaaaataaacagaagaagCAGCAAGACCGGACTCTAATCCAAATGATAGGGAAAActgaagaggaaaagagagaggaggTCGAGGTGGAAGACAACAAAGAATTAAGTGGTAGCCAAGAAAGCAACACTGAAGAGACCATTCCTGAAGATTTTGATTTCAGCTTGCCCTCAGATTGTTACTATGGGATCTTCAAGGACCCACTGACAATTATCCACCCGCTACAGGGCTGTGGGGATCCCTACGCGCTCACTCGGGTGCTGCACGAAGTAGAACCCAGATATGTTGTGCTGTATGATGCAGAACTCACTTTTGTTCGGCAGCTGGAAATCTACAAGGCAAGCAGGCCTGGGAAGCCTTTGAGGCAAGTTGGCTTGGCCAGGGTAATTCtagtctgaaaagaaaaaactggaAGTGCACTGTCAGCAGTCAATGCAGAACATGCTGCTGTTCAGTTTCATTAGCTACCTTCCAGTTCCTGTTGAGCCCTTAAGTTTAAACAAAAGCAGAATGTCTGGTGTAAccaaaagatattttttactTTCCAGCAGGTATTTAGTCCCTTAACAGCAAAAGCctatctgttaaaaaaaaagaaacaattccaAGATCTCTGCTTCAATGATTTTAGTGGCAGTAGATCATTTTCAGGTGGTGTAGTCTCATTTTAAACCATCTCTGAAGATAcgatttttaaagaaaaggattCATCTTgggtttaattaattttcacatttcctGATGTTCATCATGCTGAAGACCAGTAATTCAGAAATTGTAACAGAGAAGCAAGTAAAGGAAACACAGTAAAGAAAATTAGTGTTTGCAGTTATAGCAACTGACAGAAAGATCACCACATTATGTATATGTATTTAATACACCTGGAAATTTCAAAACTCAGTTTTATGAATAAATGTCACATATAGAAAACTTACTATGCGATTAACTAACTTGTCAGGCATTTACTGCTGCTAACCTTAAATTTACTGGTGGtgaattttttaaacttaataCCAAGTTTTGtgacctctttttttttctcttctataCCTACAGAGTTTATTTCCTCATATATGGGGGCTCCACAGAAGAGCAGCGCTACCTCACAGCtctgaggaaggagaaggaggccTTCGAAAAACTCATTCGGTAACACAGTTTAACTGCCCTTAGAATTAGGGTTTCATGTAATTCCCCAATACTAATTCAAGTAATTCAATATTAATTCATGTCATTCCCCAACATTTTAAATAGAGTGATGTTCTTAACTGTGTGAAGGCTTTAAATAAACTTTTGATTCAATTCTTTGTCAGATGTAAAGACTACTTTCCTATTGAGAATCACCAAAAAGTCAAAACTTTCCTTTTCAAAGCACCTGGTATTTTGTTCATTAATTTTAGCAGGATTTAATATTAACATAAAGGCTAATCAGCATTGcttgaattttttcctaattgtcTATGAAGTTCATTTGTGTAATTGTGTTTTTGCAGCTAACATTTCTTGTAAGATAATTTCTAAAGCTCTTATAACCTAAGTTAATTGgggaaacaaaacatttccttaGACTGTATAAGACAGTATTTTTACTGACAGTGCCTTCTCACGGGTTACAGTGCTATTGCTAGTCATTAGTTCCTTTGTAAAAGGAAAAACCTAGAAAGACTCAGAAAATTGCATTTCTGATCGGGCTTGCATTTAGTATTAAACTATATATAATTTTACATCTGGATGAAGGGTATTTCAATCTTCTTTACTCCTGCATTTGCAGTTTTTagtgtgtttgtttgtggtCCCTTAGAGAGAAGGCCAGCATGGTTGTTcctgaagaaagagaaggaagagatgaAACAAACTTAGATCTCCTCAGAGACGCCAGACCTGCCTCTGTCTCTGCTGACACACGCAAAGCAGGTGAGCAGCTCCTAGGTCAGCCTTGCAGCCCAGAGCTTCCCAAAAATCCCTGAACTATTGCACCTTAAATCTCCCTCAAACTGTCTGGGGCAGAGACACATTGTACATTGGCTTCATGCTAAAGAAACATTATTTCCTAGTGACAATGAACTGTGGTTTCCTTTGAAAGTACAGGTTAATGAAGTATTTGACCATTAAGATGGATACCATTTGGATTGTTCCTAGACAGATTCTTGGTTATGAGGCTGTCTAGTGCTACTTGTaggaagagaaattaaaacataGAAACTGAAGTCTACAGATGGTCAAAGGCGGTGTTGTCCTTGAGCTAGTAAATGATGGGGATTTCTTTTCATCTTGACAAAACATGCTGCCTGGGTAAACAACTGCACATTATGGGTGTGATCACTTCCTTTGTagtcctttttattttgttgcaaTTCCAAccatatttttgttcttttcctctgaCAGGTATGCTATGcctctgcttttctttactGTTGTTTCTGTAATCCTGCTCTCCTTTGCCACGTGCTCTCTAATCTTTGCTATTACATCTTTTGTGGCCTTGGTGCTGCAGTCTCTTTATGTCCTGGAGATCTGTAGAGCGCACCACATAGTTTCCACAATAAAGTGCTGTATTTCTGTGGGAAAGAGCTAGAAATAAAAGGATCAGCTTCATTAtcttgttttgccttttaaagATTTCCCTGAtccatttaaataattttcatctaCAGCTTAATCTATTTCATTGTCACCTATACAAAGCTTTCAGCAAGCAGAATGGTAGTTCTATCAAGCTGTAGAGCATGCTCCATAAACTACAGTATATGTTTAAGCAAGTAAAACAGTTAAAAATCAAATGAAGTCTGTATTTATTGTACTGCTGAATTTGAGGTATAACTTAAGATGAGAAGTCCATCCATTGCAGAAGCCTtggcagcacacaggaaaaCCACCAGAGCAGGATGTATGGGGATAACTGTGTTTACTTTGCCCTTCAGGTGGACAGGAACAGAAGGGTGTCCAGCAAACCATAATCGTGGATATGCGGGAATTCCGTAGCGAGCTGCCATCCCTGATTCATCGCCGTGGCATCGACATCGAGCCCGTGACTTTGGAAGTTGGGGATTATATTCTAACCCCTGACATCTGCGTGGAGCGCAAGAGCATCAGCGATCTGATCGGGTCCCTGAACAACGGCAGGCTGTACGCGCAGTGCGTGGCCATGTGCCGCTACTACAAGCGGCCAGTGCTCCTCATTGAGTTTGATCCTAACAAACCCTTCTCCTTGATCCCACGAGGCTCTTTACAGCCAGAAATTTCCAGCAATGACGTTACTTCTAAACTGACCCTTCTCACACTGCACTTCCCAAAGTTACGAATCCTGTGGTGTCCCTCTCCCCACGCTACTGCTGAAGTCTTTGAAGAGTTGAAACAAAACCATCCCCAACCCGACGCAGAAACGGCGATGGCCGTCACCGCAGACTCCGAAATTCTCCCCGAGTCAGACAAGTACAACCCTGGGCCTCAGGACTTCCTGCTGAAAATGCCAGGGGTTAATGCAAAGAACTGCCGTGCCTTAATGACCCACGTTAAAAGCATTGCAGAGCTGGTGACGCTGTCCAAGGATGAGCTGGCCAAGATTTTGGGTAATGCTGCCAATGCCACACAACTCTTTGACTTTATTCACTTGACCTATGCAGAGGCACTagccaaaggaaaaagcaaaaaatgacTCATGAGATTGTTCAACACACAGCACAGATAAGCTTTTCTGGCACAGTACTTTGGCaaatacatgaaatattttaataaatgccCCCCTAAGATAACCAGCTGTTTCTTGCTCATGCTATTCCATCAGTTTTAATATGTGAGTTAATTATTACTAAAGGCAAgtttcaagaggaaaaaatatttttaatagagaaatatgaattatttttattctttttaaagcactttAACCAATTCTATAATATCACTGAATTAACTAAATTTCTAACTGAAATTAGAAATTTCAGttagaaaactgaaataaatttctaACTGAATTAACTAACTTTCACCAAGACCATAAGAATTAAGTGCTAAGACTAACTGATAAAGGTGTTTTCTTGTGAAAGTTATGATGTCTTGTTCAAGCTAAAAATGTGCTGTGTTTTGATTAGTCTGGGTGACCTGCTGCATGATACAACACTGCTTTTGCCATTTTTAATGTCTCACTCTCTGGCAACTGCCACTTTTTGATTGACAGTGATGAAGTTATTTGAAACACATTGTGGTCTTTGCTCAGGAGTTTATTTAGACTATACTGGGACTGAATCCTGAATTTTAGAACATGACCATAAGCCTTTGTCACAGTAAAATCCATTTGTATGCTATGCTCTGCATTTTGCTTGCTTACCCTACTAGCAATTACACTTTTTACCATTACAAAGCCGGtacagctctgtcctgctggattTTACAGAGTGCTTTCAAAGTGCTTACCAAGTTAGACCAAAGTTAGACCTTTGGTCTAACTGAGTAGAAATTCTGTGGTGCCACAGAGCAACTTAATTTTGAGCGTGCCTTACTTACACTTTTAAGAGGCTTTGTTTTTTACTCAATTTTGATAGCTCTTTCACTTGAAAGTGAAAAATCTGGGTATACCATCAGCACTGTTCCTTTATACCAAAGAATATTTCCTCTTGTATAATGCAGTCATTTTCAAGCTAGGTTTTCCAAAAGTGTTGAAAGTTCTTCCAATATTGGCTTCTTTTGTGTCCTATTGCTCTTGTATTTTTATGTTCCAAATCAACTGTCTGTCAATAACCTCAGTAAAGCCATTGTCACCTACAAGATAATACTTTTAGTGTTTTGTGTAGcataaaagaaggaaatgtttgTGAATATGTGCATTGTTAAATTATACATTCTACATTGAACTTTGATACAACTGTGTACAAACTGCCATTGCCAAAAGGGTTGGTCCAGTGTTATTCCATGCTAATGTATTTACATTTGTTATTTACAAAACCTTTATCTATGATTTGCACATGTATTTATATGATTCTAATGGGAACAACAGACCAATATTATCTCCTttgtgaaagaagaaaatattttttgtgttcaGGTTTGGTAAAAACAGTACTGTGAACTTTTAGGTTAAATGTTTATTGTGCATTTTATGTATGAATTATGAATTGTTAACTTTAATCTGTGGTTGAGCTATGACAAATTTCCAAGGGAACATTTTTCTGCAGATGCAAATTTTAGTATTAAATACACCCATAATAAGATTAAAATTTGTTCATTATCTTGTTTTGCATTTGGCTGTATTGATACCcaaacatttatatttttagtgTGTGGTTTACAATCCAGATCTTTGTGTTTCTATTGCTCTAGATTCTAATTTATTTAGTATGAGAAGAAGTCTTTCCATTTTGACTTTTGTGTATTCAAACTAATATTGTCAGATGTGCAGA
Coding sequences:
- the ERCC4 gene encoding DNA repair endonuclease XPF, producing the protein MAALLEHESQIFLELFHRDGLVVCARGLGIDRLLLRFLRLYCEPASLVLVLNTSPAEEEYFIDQLRSDGVVHLPRRVTNEIANNTRYEFYTQGGVIFATSRILVVDFLTDRIPANLITGILVYKAHRIIESCQEAFILRLYRQKNKQGFIKAFTDNAVAFNTGFCQVERVMKNLFVGKLYLWPRFHIAVHSFLEKHKPEVVEIHVAMTPAMLAIQTAILDILNACLKELKRYNPALEVEDLSLENAIAKPFDKTIRHYLDPLWHQLGAKTKSLVQDLKILRTLLLYLTQYDCVTFLNLLESLKASEKAFGENSGWLFLDSSTSMFVNARARVYRIADEKLNQKGKGSGSEKRDVKKENELKRELVLESNPKWEALREVLKEIENENKNSDNLGGPGQVLICASDDRACAQLREYIITGAEAFLTRLYNKTFGKDEKAGEVWINDRKATKSKGNAKPDTGPQAKKAKLTASSKQNKQKKQQDRTLIQMIGKTEEEKREEVEVEDNKELSGSQESNTEETIPEDFDFSLPSDCYYGIFKDPLTIIHPLQGCGDPYALTRVLHEVEPRYVVLYDAELTFVRQLEIYKASRPGKPLRVYFLIYGGSTEEQRYLTALRKEKEAFEKLIREKASMVVPEEREGRDETNLDLLRDARPASVSADTRKAGGQEQKGVQQTIIVDMREFRSELPSLIHRRGIDIEPVTLEVGDYILTPDICVERKSISDLIGSLNNGRLYAQCVAMCRYYKRPVLLIEFDPNKPFSLIPRGSLQPEISSNDVTSKLTLLTLHFPKLRILWCPSPHATAEVFEELKQNHPQPDAETAMAVTADSEILPESDKYNPGPQDFLLKMPGVNAKNCRALMTHVKSIAELVTLSKDELAKILGNAANATQLFDFIHLTYAEALAKGKSKK